One Halalkalicoccus tibetensis genomic region harbors:
- a CDS encoding helix-hairpin-helix domain-containing protein translates to MTTTPMKALFDLQRTTFEQSQQAIEQGLETQQQFAESAIRTGVAAQRSMQRQGMEVTRQWAVASTGAMWAGADGDRREEVDEQFDALVDAQEETWDAFEESLEEGLAAYEELTERQKEFLEQSMASFTDTSERMEGTVIEIAEDAETATEQGTEAMEESVEALTEEFEEISNLNQAHAERLNEAGIDGMEALADAQTDAVARAAEVSELQAQAWIDAAER, encoded by the coding sequence ATGACGACAACACCGATGAAAGCGCTGTTCGACCTTCAGCGAACGACGTTCGAGCAGAGCCAGCAAGCGATCGAACAGGGTCTCGAGACACAGCAGCAGTTCGCCGAGTCGGCGATCCGAACCGGCGTGGCCGCCCAGCGCTCGATGCAGCGCCAGGGGATGGAGGTCACGCGACAGTGGGCGGTCGCCTCGACCGGGGCGATGTGGGCCGGTGCGGACGGCGACCGACGCGAGGAGGTCGACGAGCAGTTCGACGCGCTCGTGGACGCACAGGAGGAGACGTGGGACGCGTTCGAGGAGAGCCTCGAGGAGGGGCTCGCAGCCTACGAGGAGCTGACCGAGCGCCAGAAGGAGTTCCTCGAGCAGTCGATGGCGTCGTTCACGGACACGAGCGAGCGAATGGAGGGGACCGTGATCGAGATCGCGGAGGATGCCGAAACGGCCACCGAACAGGGGACAGAAGCGATGGAGGAGAGCGTCGAGGCGCTCACCGAGGAGTTCGAGGAGATAAGCAACCTCAACCAGGCCCACGCCGAACGCCTGAACGAAGCGGGCATCGACGGCATGGAGGCGCTCGCGGACGCACAGACCGACGCTGTCGCACGGGCCGCGGAGGTCTCCGAACTGCAGGCGCAAGCGTGGATCGACGCCGCCGAACGGTAA
- the pyrE gene encoding orotate phosphoribosyltransferase, producing the protein MADPELIEALREANAVQYGEFELSHGGTSDYYVDKYLFETDPRCLSLIAAAFAERIDEPKLAGVALGAVPLVAVTSVETDLPYVIARKRQKEYGTGNLIEGKLDEGEEVVVIEDIATTGQSAADAVEALREAGAHVERVIVVVDREEGADELLADHGVELEALVTASDLLDR; encoded by the coding sequence ATGGCCGACCCGGAACTCATCGAGGCGCTGCGGGAGGCGAACGCGGTCCAGTACGGCGAGTTCGAGCTTTCCCATGGCGGGACGAGCGACTACTACGTGGACAAGTACCTCTTCGAGACCGACCCGCGATGCCTCTCGCTGATCGCGGCGGCGTTCGCCGAGCGGATCGACGAGCCGAAGCTCGCGGGCGTCGCTCTGGGCGCGGTACCCCTCGTCGCCGTCACCAGCGTCGAGACCGACCTCCCCTACGTCATCGCGCGCAAACGGCAGAAGGAGTACGGCACCGGCAACCTCATCGAGGGAAAGCTGGACGAGGGCGAGGAGGTCGTGGTCATCGAGGACATCGCCACGACCGGACAGAGCGCCGCCGACGCCGTCGAGGCGCTCCGGGAGGCCGGTGCGCACGTCGAGCGCGTGATCGTCGTCGTCGACCGCGAGGAGGGTGCCGACGAACTGCTCGCAGACCACGGCGTCGAGCTCGAGGCGCTGGTGACCGCGAGTGACCTCCTCGACCGGTAG
- a CDS encoding phosphoribosyltransferase family protein yields MNRAEKATLQLQAVSVLGMLKETRTYDELADLTGLPAGDLNRYVNGHVLPGAARARAVIDGVGRETLADELEARIELDGEGYVDNSGIVFDQPFLDLVAPVAAESFGFERPDVVLTAATDGITFAAAMARYFDARCAYAKKSKETAIEEFIEARDRLDSGIELTYYLPASALSAGERVLVVDDLIRSGETQELLLDIADGAGADVAGVFALIAAGDEGIGRAGERTDAPVGALSHLE; encoded by the coding sequence ATGAACAGAGCAGAGAAGGCGACCCTGCAGCTGCAGGCGGTCTCCGTCCTCGGGATGCTCAAGGAGACCCGTACCTACGACGAGCTCGCCGACCTCACGGGGCTTCCCGCGGGCGATCTCAACCGGTACGTGAACGGCCATGTCCTCCCCGGGGCCGCCCGGGCCCGCGCGGTGATCGACGGTGTCGGCCGCGAGACGCTCGCCGACGAGCTCGAGGCGCGCATCGAGCTCGACGGGGAGGGCTACGTCGACAACTCGGGGATCGTCTTCGACCAGCCCTTCCTCGATCTGGTCGCACCGGTGGCCGCCGAGTCGTTCGGCTTCGAGCGCCCCGACGTGGTGCTGACGGCCGCGACCGACGGGATCACGTTCGCGGCGGCGATGGCGCGGTACTTCGACGCGCGGTGTGCCTACGCGAAGAAGTCCAAGGAGACGGCGATCGAGGAGTTCATCGAGGCACGCGACCGGCTCGACTCGGGGATCGAACTCACCTACTACCTGCCGGCCTCGGCGCTGTCGGCCGGGGAGAGGGTGCTCGTCGTCGACGACCTCATCCGGTCGGGCGAGACCCAGGAGCTGCTCCTGGACATCGCCGACGGGGCCGGCGCCGACGTCGCCGGCGTTTTCGCGCTGATCGCCGCCGGCGACGAGGGGATCGGGCGCGCGGGCGAGCGGACCGACGCCCCGGTGGGCGCCCTCTCCCATCTCGAGTAG
- a CDS encoding glutathione S-transferase N-terminal domain-containing protein has translation MASIEFYELQGCPFCAKVRNRLDELGLEYESHQVPSSHAERTEVEELTGQTEVPVLVDPDHGVEGMNESDDIVEYLNETYA, from the coding sequence ATGGCATCCATCGAGTTCTACGAACTACAGGGCTGTCCGTTCTGTGCGAAGGTCAGGAACCGCCTCGACGAGCTGGGTCTCGAGTACGAGTCCCACCAGGTCCCGAGCAGCCACGCCGAGCGGACCGAGGTCGAGGAGCTCACGGGACAAACGGAGGTACCGGTACTCGTCGACCCGGACCACGGGGTCGAGGGGATGAACGAGAGCGACGACATCGTCGAATACCTCAACGAGACGTACGCTTAG
- a CDS encoding transcriptional regulator, translating to MSRSALVGNVTAMLEDAGFVVSDRCAIRPKSFDVAARRGEDLILVKILGNVDGFDGATGAEMRRLGTYLNATPFVIGLRTRDEELKPGVVYFRHGVPVFSPDTAMDFFVENVPPMIYAAPGGLYVSIDSDILADEREKRGWSLGQLASELGVSRRTVSKYEDGMNASIEVAMDLEELFGEPLTSPVDVLGGAEEVRDADPMPEDPAVEPEDEGIIAVLTRAGFDVHPTTRAPFKAVGEDTSEEENVLTGNSAFTKTAEKRARIMGSLGKVTLTRSVYFVDKAPKDEVEGTAIVEREEAESARDGEELRELIRERTTPPEELA from the coding sequence ATGTCTCGGTCTGCACTGGTCGGAAACGTGACTGCGATGCTCGAGGACGCGGGCTTCGTGGTGAGCGACCGGTGTGCCATCCGTCCGAAGAGCTTCGACGTCGCGGCACGCCGCGGCGAGGACCTGATCCTCGTGAAGATCCTCGGCAACGTCGACGGGTTCGACGGCGCGACCGGCGCGGAGATGCGCCGACTGGGCACCTACCTGAACGCGACGCCGTTCGTCATCGGGCTGCGGACCCGCGACGAGGAGCTGAAACCGGGCGTCGTCTACTTCCGCCACGGGGTGCCGGTGTTCAGCCCGGATACGGCGATGGACTTCTTCGTCGAGAACGTCCCGCCGATGATCTACGCCGCCCCCGGCGGGCTCTACGTCAGCATCGACAGCGACATCCTCGCGGACGAACGCGAGAAACGCGGCTGGAGCCTCGGCCAGCTCGCCTCCGAACTCGGCGTCTCGCGCCGGACGGTCTCGAAGTACGAGGACGGCATGAACGCCTCGATCGAGGTGGCGATGGACTTGGAGGAGCTCTTCGGGGAGCCCCTGACCAGCCCGGTCGACGTGCTGGGCGGCGCCGAGGAGGTCCGCGACGCCGATCCCATGCCCGAGGACCCCGCCGTCGAGCCCGAGGACGAGGGGATCATCGCCGTGCTCACACGGGCCGGCTTCGACGTGCATCCGACGACGCGCGCGCCGTTCAAGGCCGTCGGCGAGGACACCAGCGAGGAGGAGAACGTCCTCACGGGCAACTCCGCGTTCACGAAGACCGCCGAGAAGCGCGCCCGGATCATGGGCTCGCTCGGGAAGGTCACCCTCACCCGATCGGTCTACTTCGTCGACAAGGCGCCAAAGGACGAGGTGGAGGGCACCGCGATCGTCGAGCGCGAGGAAGCCGAATCCGCGCGCGACGGCGAGGAGCTCCGGGAGCTGATCCGCGAGCGGACCACACCCCCCGAAGAGCTAGCCTAA
- a CDS encoding tRNA(Ile)(2)-agmatinylcytidine synthase: MTVVGIDDTDSRTRGMCTTYLASEIAGVLAETGADVDPPLLIRLNPAVEHKTRGNAALAVHADCDPEEAFDAARELIDDLAEVRDSNTQPGLVVAPSDPEEVPGKVAEFSRRAVREELSLDEALEVVEGAGYSQEGWAGGRGRIGALAAVGARRAFSEWTHELIAYRERGRWGTERRVDPDSVFRAAEAEYPAVWDTVDRETGDTVCVPHTPGPVLYGIRGDDPDAVRRAVERIESEPVASSALFLTNQGTDVHLQDGEIGSVEDGRAYRLDGVVSSAPETRRGGHVFLEIDDGDDRLRCAAFEPTKRFRDRVRALREGDRITACGEVSGGTLKLEKFALRELNRIEYRNPRCPDCRRSMESAGREQGYRCRDCSTSAETKETIEIDRDLEPGWYEVPPTARRHIAKPLVRGGFDGPVHPER, encoded by the coding sequence ATGACCGTCGTCGGCATCGACGATACCGACTCGCGCACGCGCGGGATGTGTACGACCTATCTCGCGAGCGAGATCGCCGGCGTGCTAGCGGAAACGGGAGCGGACGTCGATCCTCCCCTCCTGATCCGGCTCAACCCCGCCGTCGAACACAAGACCCGCGGCAACGCCGCCCTCGCGGTCCACGCCGACTGCGATCCCGAGGAGGCGTTCGACGCCGCCCGCGAACTGATCGACGACCTCGCGGAGGTGAGGGACTCGAACACCCAGCCCGGGCTCGTCGTCGCACCCAGCGACCCCGAGGAAGTCCCCGGGAAGGTCGCCGAGTTCTCCCGTCGAGCTGTTCGCGAGGAGCTCTCCCTCGACGAGGCGCTCGAGGTCGTAGAGGGGGCGGGCTACTCGCAGGAGGGCTGGGCGGGAGGACGGGGCCGGATCGGTGCGCTCGCGGCGGTCGGTGCGCGGCGGGCGTTCTCCGAGTGGACCCACGAGCTGATCGCCTACCGTGAGCGCGGGCGCTGGGGGACCGAACGGAGGGTTGACCCCGACTCCGTGTTCCGGGCCGCCGAGGCCGAGTACCCCGCCGTCTGGGACACGGTCGACCGCGAAACGGGCGATACGGTCTGTGTGCCCCACACGCCGGGACCGGTCCTCTACGGCATCCGCGGGGACGATCCCGATGCCGTACGGCGAGCCGTAGAACGCATCGAGAGCGAGCCCGTCGCGAGTAGCGCGCTGTTCCTCACGAACCAGGGCACCGACGTCCACCTGCAGGACGGCGAAATCGGATCGGTGGAGGACGGACGGGCCTACCGGCTCGACGGAGTCGTCTCCTCCGCGCCCGAGACCCGACGGGGCGGACACGTCTTCCTCGAGATCGACGACGGGGACGATCGGTTGCGGTGTGCGGCGTTCGAGCCGACGAAACGGTTTCGCGACCGCGTGCGCGCACTGCGGGAGGGCGACCGGATCACCGCCTGCGGCGAGGTCTCGGGGGGAACGCTGAAACTGGAGAAGTTCGCGCTACGCGAGCTGAACCGGATCGAGTACCGGAACCCGCGGTGTCCCGACTGCAGGCGGTCCATGGAGAGCGCCGGGCGCGAGCAGGGCTATCGCTGTCGGGACTGCTCGACGAGCGCGGAGACGAAGGAGACGATCGAGATCGACAGGGATCTCGAACCGGGTTGGTACGAAGTGCCGCCGACCGCGCGGCGGCATATCGCCAAACCCCTCGTTCGGGGCGGGTTCGACGGGCCGGTCCACCCCGAACGATAG